A region from the Desulfatiglans sp. genome encodes:
- a CDS encoding peroxiredoxin → MGKDVKVGCARPTGGPVGEQKKTNDKKTENEITVKEVKAMIQVGKKAPDFIAPAYRQGKFSSVQLSEYLGKWVVLCFYPGDFTFVUATEIAAVAAKYPEFQKLGVEILSMSVDSMYVHKMWDDNELSKMVPGGIPFPMLSDAGGKVGTIFGIYDEGEGVDTRGRFIIDPDGIIQAYEVLSPPVGRNVMENIRQIQAFQLVREKKGAEALPSGWKPGKKTLKPGPDLVGKVWEVWKTDMAFD, encoded by the coding sequence ATGGGAAAAGATGTAAAAGTGGGTTGTGCAAGGCCAACTGGTGGCCCAGTAGGAGAGCAAAAGAAAACAAATGATAAAAAAACCGAAAATGAAATAACAGTCAAGGAGGTAAAAGCCATGATCCAGGTAGGGAAGAAAGCCCCTGATTTTATTGCGCCCGCATACAGGCAGGGCAAATTTTCAAGTGTCCAGTTATCCGAATATTTAGGCAAATGGGTTGTACTCTGTTTTTATCCCGGAGATTTTACATTTGTCTGAGCTACTGAAATTGCAGCAGTTGCTGCAAAATATCCTGAATTCCAGAAACTCGGTGTTGAAATACTCTCTATGAGTGTTGACAGTATGTATGTTCACAAGATGTGGGATGATAATGAACTTTCAAAAATGGTGCCTGGAGGAATCCCCTTTCCCATGCTTTCAGATGCAGGAGGAAAGGTCGGGACAATATTCGGCATATATGATGAGGGTGAGGGGGTTGATACAAGGGGAAGATTTATTATAGACCCTGATGGCATTATACAGGCATATGAGGTACTGTCGCCTCCTGTTGGCAGAAACGTGATGGAAAATATAAGGCAGATACAGGCGTTCCAGCTTGTAAGAGAGAAAAAGGGAGCTGAGGCCCTGCCTTCCGGATGGAAACCAGGTAAGAAAACCCTTAAGCCAGGACCAGATCTTGTTGGAAAAGTCTGGGAGGTATGGAAAACCGACATGGCTTTTGATTAA
- a CDS encoding LbtU family siderophore porin, whose product MKMKKMFKIGLCMIAGVVLNALPAIAGEMSSDGTLKELNEMKSRIERLESSEINDIEKDWMEKISISGLIEVEAGHASMKYKDSETPNAKNSDITLATVELGIDAEINKHVSGHVLLLWEEDDTEPVDLDEGYITLSGEDVLPLYLSAGKMYVPFGSFNSHFISDPITLEIGETRESAIRAGFANDLFDISISIFNGDIEKISGDDRVKSWVANAIFTLPEDAVSGFGLSLGASYISNIAESDGLEGEVLAGAINDYVSGVGYFLNASVKERFFIGFEYVGARERFAPGDLSFDNGLAYKPRAYNLEFAWAANDDLLMGIKYGKTKELGDLLPERQYGCVLTYGLFKYTTVGIEYLSGKYENGDKSNLFTAQLAVEF is encoded by the coding sequence ATGAAAATGAAGAAAATGTTTAAAATTGGTTTATGCATGATTGCTGGAGTTGTTTTAAATGCTCTGCCTGCTATTGCAGGGGAGATGTCAAGTGATGGGACCCTTAAGGAATTAAATGAAATGAAATCCAGGATTGAGAGGCTTGAATCATCTGAAATAAATGATATCGAAAAAGACTGGATGGAAAAGATCAGCATAAGCGGCTTAATTGAGGTGGAGGCTGGCCATGCATCCATGAAGTATAAGGATTCTGAGACACCGAATGCAAAAAACAGCGATATCACCCTTGCCACTGTTGAACTGGGGATAGATGCGGAGATTAACAAACATGTTAGCGGTCATGTCCTCCTTTTATGGGAAGAGGATGATACCGAGCCTGTTGACCTTGATGAGGGGTATATCACACTAAGCGGTGAGGATGTGCTCCCCTTATACCTCTCAGCAGGTAAGATGTATGTGCCATTCGGTTCCTTTAACAGCCACTTTATAAGCGACCCTATTACGCTTGAGATAGGTGAAACCAGGGAGAGCGCTATAAGGGCGGGCTTTGCCAATGATCTGTTTGATATCAGCATCTCAATATTTAACGGTGACATAGAAAAAATTTCCGGAGATGACAGGGTTAAATCATGGGTTGCAAATGCCATATTTACCCTTCCTGAAGATGCTGTATCAGGGTTCGGATTAAGCCTGGGCGCATCATATATAAGCAATATTGCTGAGAGTGACGGGCTTGAGGGGGAGGTCCTGGCCGGAGCCATCAATGATTATGTTTCCGGGGTCGGATATTTTCTTAACGCATCTGTAAAGGAGAGATTCTTTATCGGTTTTGAGTATGTTGGAGCACGAGAGAGGTTTGCCCCCGGTGATCTTTCATTTGATAATGGCCTTGCATACAAGCCAAGGGCATATAATCTTGAGTTTGCATGGGCCGCAAATGATGACCTCTTAATGGGCATAAAATATGGAAAGACAAAAGAGCTTGGAGATTTATTGCCGGAAAGGCAGTACGGCTGTGTGCTCACCTATGGGCTTTTCAAGTATACAACTGTTGGAATAGAATACCTGAGCGGCAAATATGAAAATGGAGATAAGAGCAATCTGTTTACAGCACAGCTTGCTGTTGAATTTTAA
- a CDS encoding ferrous iron transport protein A — MLNRCHKMEVYGLCSECQNQRRPLMPLTMARPGERLIITEMRAGRHARERLVSLGLNPGDLVEVINNNNDGRLVIGHNNTRIAIGRGIGEKILVTVEKK; from the coding sequence ATGTTAAATAGATGTCATAAAATGGAGGTTTATGGTCTGTGCAGTGAATGCCAGAATCAGAGGCGACCTCTTATGCCCCTTACCATGGCCAGACCGGGTGAAAGGCTGATCATCACAGAGATGAGGGCAGGAAGGCATGCAAGGGAAAGGCTCGTCTCGCTTGGGCTTAATCCCGGGGACCTGGTGGAGGTAATCAACAATAATAACGATGGGAGACTTGTGATCGGTCACAATAATACTCGTATAGCTATAGGCAGAGGTATAGGGGAAAAGATACTTGTTACTGTGGAAAAAAAATAA
- a CDS encoding sugar metabolism transcriptional regulator — protein sequence MILSEIKEYFKERSAASLSDLSIRFNVEPAAMRGMLDQWIRKGRVRRLDHACSCSNCCSNCKSDHLEIYEWEGERSVQC from the coding sequence ATGATACTTTCAGAGATAAAAGAATATTTTAAAGAGCGGTCAGCAGCATCCCTCTCTGACCTTTCAATACGCTTCAATGTAGAACCTGCGGCCATGAGGGGAATGCTGGATCAATGGATAAGAAAGGGAAGGGTCAGGAGGCTGGATCATGCCTGTTCCTGCTCAAATTGCTGTTCTAACTGCAAATCGGATCATTTGGAGATATATGAATGGGAAGGTGAGAGGAGCGTGCAATGTTAA
- the feoB gene encoding Fe(2+) transporter permease subunit FeoB: MMAIKIGLAGNPNCGKTTLFNSLTGAKQKVGNWPGVTVERKTGIYSHNDKEIEVVDLPGIYSLSATSLDEKISRDFVITGAPDLILNIVDASNLERNLYLTVQLLEMKVPMVVALNMMDIAEQHKIRIDIKKLEKFLDCPVIPIVASRNQGIENLKDAVSLAAANRNIPEAGIKYPSEVEQTIDAFKTLLKDQAVSKNLDSRWLAIKLLEGDELAEELAQNSSSSELEDARKRMGKLLNDDPDIIVADARYGFINGVCRDAVEKKYEVRRTISDAIDNVLLNRVLGIPLFLVAMYATFMITINIGGCFIDFFDILFGAIFVDGFGAVLEALHLPEWLITFLANGIGGGIQTMSTFIPPIGFMFLCLAILEDSGYMARAAFVMDRFMRYVGLPGKSFVPMLVGFGCNVPAIMATRTLDNERDRTLTIMMNPFMSCGARLPVYALFAAAFFPTSGSTLVFGLYITGILLAIMTGFILKSTVLKGETSHFIMELPPYHIPTVRGVLFHAYERLKSFMFRAGKVLIPIFVILAFLNGVGRDGSFGNEDSENSILSAVGRAITPIFAPMGLTEKNWPATVGIFTGIFAKEAVVGTLDALYTSIAEEGGDEEAEDFNFIGSVAEAFGTIPAAFSELGGTVINPLGIGVGDVSDMDTAAEEQEVSKTTFGTMVASFDGKIGAIAYLLFILIYYPCLAAIAAIYRETNIKWTIFAGTYLTLLAWVVATLFYQIGTIGRHPGTSFMWIVILGVAFGGFIFGMKHSANKIHENRRGTAHRALMGTMFRDPTDK; encoded by the coding sequence ATGATGGCAATAAAAATAGGGCTTGCAGGCAACCCCAATTGCGGGAAAACCACCCTTTTCAACTCTCTTACAGGCGCAAAACAAAAGGTGGGAAACTGGCCCGGCGTCACAGTCGAGAGAAAGACAGGTATTTACAGCCATAATGATAAGGAGATAGAGGTTGTTGACCTCCCAGGGATATACTCACTTTCCGCAACATCCCTTGATGAGAAGATATCAAGGGACTTTGTAATAACCGGGGCTCCGGATCTTATCCTTAATATAGTGGATGCCTCCAACCTTGAAAGAAACCTGTACCTGACTGTTCAGCTTCTTGAGATGAAGGTGCCCATGGTGGTGGCGCTCAATATGATGGATATAGCAGAGCAGCACAAGATCAGGATAGATATTAAAAAACTTGAAAAGTTCCTTGACTGCCCCGTGATTCCTATTGTTGCAAGCAGAAATCAGGGCATAGAAAATCTCAAGGATGCGGTGAGTCTTGCTGCCGCAAACAGAAATATCCCTGAAGCAGGTATCAAATATCCTTCTGAGGTCGAACAGACAATAGACGCCTTCAAAACGCTTCTCAAGGATCAGGCAGTATCAAAGAATCTGGACAGCAGGTGGCTCGCTATTAAACTCCTTGAAGGGGATGAACTTGCAGAAGAGCTTGCCCAAAATAGCTCTTCATCCGAATTGGAAGATGCCAGGAAAAGGATGGGTAAGCTTCTTAATGATGATCCTGACATAATAGTTGCGGATGCCCGCTATGGTTTTATCAATGGTGTATGCAGGGATGCGGTTGAAAAAAAATACGAGGTAAGAAGGACAATTTCAGACGCAATAGATAATGTCCTGCTGAACCGTGTGCTTGGCATTCCCCTGTTTCTTGTTGCCATGTATGCAACATTCATGATCACCATAAACATAGGCGGATGTTTTATAGATTTTTTTGATATCCTGTTTGGCGCCATATTTGTTGATGGTTTTGGGGCAGTTCTTGAGGCGCTTCATCTCCCTGAATGGCTCATTACATTCCTTGCCAATGGAATAGGTGGAGGCATACAGACCATGTCCACATTTATACCTCCCATCGGGTTTATGTTTCTGTGTCTCGCCATACTGGAGGACTCAGGTTATATGGCACGCGCAGCATTTGTAATGGACAGGTTCATGCGTTATGTGGGGCTGCCTGGCAAATCATTTGTGCCCATGCTTGTGGGTTTCGGGTGCAATGTCCCTGCAATAATGGCTACGCGCACCCTTGATAATGAGAGGGACAGGACACTCACCATTATGATGAATCCATTTATGTCATGCGGTGCAAGGTTACCTGTGTATGCCCTTTTTGCAGCGGCCTTTTTCCCGACATCAGGCAGCACACTTGTGTTCGGGCTCTATATAACAGGGATACTCCTTGCCATTATGACAGGCTTTATCCTTAAAAGCACAGTCTTGAAAGGTGAGACATCGCACTTTATTATGGAACTCCCCCCATATCATATACCGACTGTAAGGGGTGTCCTTTTCCATGCATATGAAAGGCTCAAGTCATTTATGTTCCGTGCAGGAAAGGTGCTGATACCCATCTTTGTAATACTGGCCTTTTTGAATGGGGTTGGCCGTGATGGCAGTTTTGGCAATGAAGACAGCGAGAATTCAATATTGAGCGCTGTGGGCCGTGCAATCACACCCATATTTGCGCCCATGGGGCTTACAGAAAAAAACTGGCCTGCCACAGTGGGTATCTTCACAGGTATCTTTGCAAAAGAGGCGGTAGTAGGAACACTTGATGCATTGTATACATCAATCGCCGAAGAGGGGGGTGATGAGGAGGCAGAGGATTTTAACTTTATTGGCAGCGTTGCAGAGGCATTCGGCACCATACCCGCAGCATTCTCCGAACTTGGGGGGACTGTTATTAACCCTCTTGGCATAGGGGTCGGTGATGTCTCTGATATGGATACCGCAGCAGAGGAACAGGAGGTAAGTAAAACAACCTTTGGCACCATGGTGGCAAGCTTTGATGGGAAGATAGGCGCAATCGCATATCTTCTGTTTATCCTTATTTATTACCCGTGCCTTGCGGCCATTGCAGCAATCTATCGTGAGACAAATATAAAATGGACGATCTTTGCAGGGACATACCTGACCCTGCTTGCCTGGGTGGTGGCAACACTCTTCTATCAGATTGGAACCATCGGAAGGCATCCCGGGACATCTTTTATGTGGATTGTTATTCTGGGTGTGGCCTTTGGTGGGTTTATATTCGGCATGAAACACTCTGCCAATAAAATTCATGAAAACCGAAGGGGTACGGCGCACCGTGCCCTTATGGGCACGATGTTTCGTGACCCTACAGATAAATAG